A stretch of the Lolium perenne isolate Kyuss_39 chromosome 3, Kyuss_2.0, whole genome shotgun sequence genome encodes the following:
- the LOC127340012 gene encoding uncharacterized protein: MEKYKMAKKAAKRAVSEARGQAYEDLYQRLGMKEGEKYIYTMAKIRERKTRDVDQVKCIKDGADPLLVKDNEIKHRWREYFNGLFNGETESSTIELDNSFDDTSRRFVRRIQESEVKEALRRMKGGKAMGPDCIPIEVWRGLADIAIVWLTKLFTPFFGQTRCQKNGDVVY, encoded by the coding sequence ATGGAGAAGTACAAGATGGCAAAGAAGGCCGCAAAGCGAGCTGTGAGTGAAGCAAGGGGTCAGGCATATGAGGACCTTTACCAGCGGTTAGGCATGAAGGAAGGCGAAAAGTACATCTATACGATGGCCAAGATCCGAGAGAGGAAGACGAGAGATGTTGACCAAGTCAAATGCATCAAGGACGGAGCTGACCCGCTCCTCGTGAAGGACAATGAGATTAAACATAGATGGCGGGAGTACTTCAACGGGCTATTTAATGGGGAGACTGAGAGCTCTACCATTGAACTGGACAACTCCTTTGATGATACCAGTAGGCGTTTTGTGCGGCGAATCCAGGAGTCTGAGGTCAAGGAGGCATTGAGAAGGATGAAGGGAGGCAAGGCAATGGGCCCTGATTGTATCCCCATTGAGGTGTGGAGAGGCCTTGCAGACATAgcgatagtatggctaactaagctCTTCACTCCATTTTTCGGGCAAACAAGATGCCAGAAGAATGGAGATGTAGTATAttag